DNA from Zonotrichia leucophrys gambelii isolate GWCS_2022_RI chromosome 5, RI_Zleu_2.0, whole genome shotgun sequence:
AAAGTGCAGCAGCCACAAAAATGTCCATTAGTGGTACAGGGAAAATAGTAGCTTGTGTCTGTACGACTTGAAGAGAGTCTTCCATGTATGACTAAGTTCTATTTCAGGTAATGGGTTGGGTGCATTTCTAGATTCCTTGGGATGGCCCCACAGACACCAATTTGGGAATCTAAATAAACTGCTTCCGGCTGCAACCTGCTCCATTACTACTGAGGTGAAGAGGGCAGGGCTTACAAGACAGAGGCTGCCTAACTGCAAGGGAGCTCAAAGTTTTGTTGTGGCTGATGAAGCATTCAAAATGTTGCAAGTATCATACCAGCTGATACTCAGATATTGAAAAAACCAGCAGCTGTAAatcaagaaacaaaattacTGCTAACTGCTTGCGGAAGACACTGGTTGAAGCCCAAAGCAGTGGATCAATttaggagagaaataaaaacagataGTTGTACCTTCCCCTGTATACATAAAACATGAAGGCTTTAACCTCAGATAGAACTGGGTTATCTTACTATCAGACTAACTATCCATGTCAAATAGCAATGAAAAAGTATCATGATAACATAAATAAAGaacagcattttgttttgatttttaagacTGCAAGCTCCTACGGGCTTACTTAAATAACTTACTTAAATTTTGTGTGTCACAGGGTTAATTGCAAGCTCTTGCATCAGAACAACTCAAGTAATTTTCCCATCTATCTGTCCCAATGAGACAGGCACTGGTGAAGCAAGGGCTGTCAGGAGAAAGAAGGTCCTCCACAGAAGTCGGATTTTGCCACCCCTTCCTAAGAAAAGGCACTGCTGGATACGCTTGCCATTTTTAGTGTGTTGATCTAAAGTATTACTATTCTACATTGTTTGAATCAGGTTTTTGTTGAAGAGTCTGATCAAGAGCAACACATTAGCAGAAACCCACCTTCAACAGTGGTTTAATTCATTTGCTGTCCTCTGACCAGAGGTGCAGGTAAACACTGTTTCATCACTTCACCTCGGAGGCACTGACCTTAAGCACAGGGGCAAGGCAGACTGCTGGGAGTGGCAATGTCAAACCAGACAGGCAAGATTCATTGGAAATTCCCTGTCAAGGGcaaatcctttattttcttgcacTGGAATTTGTCAGCCTTAGAGAGCTGTCTCAGAAGTCACATTATTTGGAAAGAGCTCATCCTGATCGAATAACAGAGCATGTTTACAGCCAATTTACTTGGGTATTTGAAGCAATTCTGGGTGTTCTGGGCACTGGCAAATTCTACTTGCATCTGGATTGTCTCCCAGGAGAGATATGGACATATGCAACTGAGCTTCTCTCCTAACCAGATGAAAAGCATCACACAGGTAACATTTTTATCTTACCAGGTGACCAAATAATAAACAAAGTCAAATCCTGCTTTCAGACTTATACACAACTATTTCAGACTAACATGTTGCTCTTACAGCACATGCACAgtggcacagccactgcaggCCACAACACTGTATCAGTAGCAGATTACCTTTTCAAAGGATCCTTCCTTTCATGTCAGTGAGCAACACTGCCCTGCATCTTTTCCAGACACaccacagaaacatttttgATGACTTCACtattcttcatttctttcccTAAGCTGCTTGACACTAGGACTAATGTACCATTATAAGAAACCAACACTTTGTTAAGGGCTATCAGGCATTTTCAGGAGAGACTTTAACCACAGgcttctgtaaatattttttattatgctTTGCAAGTTCCCATCACACATGTGATCACAATGCAGACATTTTTCTCAGTGCAAAGTGCTTTGCTGCCTGTTGAACCAGTGTATAAGCTGTTAGTAAAAGCAGGAAGTTATTTATCAGCCAGTCAGTACTGCCTTAAACACACATCTTTCCTGCTACCCACACTGTTTTACCATCTGCATTTATGGACTTGTATCCACCTCCTTATATCAAGTCCTCATTTATCCCCAAGCATGCACAGAAACCCTGCACTTCTCAGGTGTATTTGTAAAGACCAAGTCACACGCCCTGAAAGCCTCTCTCAAATGACAGCACACCCTGTAACTGTCCAAAACATCACCCGTTTTGGCTGCAAATCCACTTAGATTCTTCCCATCTGGCTAGCTCCTCTGTTTTCCCattctccagctcctcttcTGCCCATAAGTGTGGTCACTTCTGTTTGCAAGGAAGATGATAGCGGGAGGTCTGGTGGTCCTTCAAGTCAAACTCCTCATGGCCTTCCCTAAGAAGCAAGTACAAAATGCAGTCAGAAGCAAATACCCAGGCCAGGAACCCACCCTTAGCCACTGCACAAGATATctcccaggagccccaggctgTGAGGACCTGACTGGCAGCCATGTGGACTAACTACTTAAGATATTTGCTTGCAACAGAAATTTCTGAGATGCTTTACAGGAAGGTCTACTCATCCTTGTCAGCTGGATTTGAAAATGACAACAGgtccttctgtttctttctctcttgaaGAGATTCATGTAACTCATGGCTCATTTTCAGCACTGTGTCTGTGATTCCAGGGACTGTGATTCCAGGGACAGGATTAACAACTGTGACAATGGACAAAATGAGTCTCCTCCAGAAAACTCtagaaaataactgaaaataatgCAGGGTATTGGCAGCTGTCTTAAGCATGCTCAGGAGCAGGCAGGCTTAAGACAGCTGCCAATACACTGCAGTCCTGCATCCACAGTGTGTGGATGATAAACTCACCTGCCAGACTGTTAAATCTGCTTTTACTGATGTTTGCTGTTAGATAATTTtgttaatgttttgtttttaacaatCTAACATTGCCAGTCATATGTTTTCTGAACATTTTCATATGAATTTCCCCCACTGCATTTGCATTTCCCTACAAATACATTTGCAGGAAATGAGAGAATATGCACAAAAAGCATATCTTATTATCCCAACCACATTTTTAGCAACCTGCTGTCTTAATGTCATCCAGCACTAATCTGAGAACCCAGCCAGCTATCCGATACTTCTGAGGtatgaaaaaaagaattcaCACAACCTGTCAGGAATAACTTTGTATTTAAATGAATTAACcctaaaaatctgaaaattttgCCAAATATCTAGCCACATGTGTTTAAGAACAAAGACAACAGCTGCTGCAAGTCTTTCACCAGCCTGACTGGTGCAAAAAGGCTCACACATACATATTTCaacaaagaattttttaatatgGCTTAAGATTGCAAAGTCTCAACCTAAGAAAACCCTCAGGAATTAATACTATCTGATCTCCCCCTTTAAGGGAATCCAGCCTAGGTCATCCATCAATGGCATTAACAAGCCACAGGAGTCACTGAACAATGGTCTCATTTATCCCATCCCACTAATGCAGCATTATCAGCTGCTCCAGAGAACATTCAGACAATGTGCCCAAACATTCACTCAAGCATTTCTGCCTAGGAACAGTTTAGTCCCTGAAGCCTGGGACAACTACTGATCTCACAAAGTATTTCTCTAACAACTAGCATTCAGCTCAGATCTGGATTCCTCAAATCTTGCCTCCCACTGCCTGCTTTTCTGCCTAATGACAAAAACATCCAAAGGGGGCCAAGCTTACCTCTGATCACCTCTCAGACCCAGAGGAATTGGATGACTCACCAAAAACAGCGCTGACAGTAGAGGTCCCCGTCACAGCCATGGCAGCGCAAAGTGGCATCTTCGTTGCAGATGCAGCACCAGGGTAACTCATCCTCATCACTATCATCTGCCCTTGCAAGAGCTGTGGTGGCTGGAGTGTGGCTCTAATTCACATAGAAAACAAGAGACAGAGAGTCTAAACCCCAGCAGGGGCAATAAAGGACCTTAACTGTAATACATGATGGCCACAGTGACCTGTCCCATAGCCAACAGTTTCCTCTCTGTTGATCCTAAGTCTGTGAGACGAAATTGCCCAGAGTGCAGGGACAGGCTCCATATGCACCTAAATTGTTAAATAAAAACCCAAGGTACTTTCTAGAATTTGGGTTAAAATCTATGTTGCTTGGAATGTAAACAGGTATTCAGCCTCATTTAGTGTCTACAGTGATGTACACCCACATTGTGTGTGCCAAGGGCATAAAGCTCAGATATTCTGGCAGGCACCACGACAATACCATATGACAATTCCTGATGCAAAAGCAAGAGATCAAACAGCTTTGCTGAAAGGGGCtgtgtgggaagggaaaggaatgTGGCAGTGGGGGCATTGTTTTCTCCCTGTTGTGGGAAGAAAACTGTGGGACAAAGGAAGTGCTTTGCCAAAAGGCCGCTACTATTCATCCATACCTGAGGCTGGGACAAAAAAGATCTTCTGAAATCATAATCTAAATATATCCATACAGCCAACTATGGCCTCTTTCTCCCTTACAGAGAACTCTTGTACAGCTGAAAACACACTGAGGCATTGTGCCTGGACACTGGCAAAGGCAGCTTCCTGACACAGTCTTTTCCTAACACTATCTTTTGCATCAGTAATCCGAGAAATGCAAGGTGTCATACCTGAGATGGatgtttttaataatgtttacaattatataatttcttCCACTGGGAGCAGGCCTGACAGGTGCTTGTGAGTCACAGGTGCATTTAATTCTTGTAATATACATTAGAGATTATGTATATATTTCCACAGTAGGCCAGAATCCACTCTAAGCATAGGGTATCCTGCTACAATTCCTTCCTCTGACATTATATGAGAACATGAACAGTAGAATACTATCTAGAGGTTCCATTCTGCACATGCTGAAAGCACTGGGAAACCTCCCATTTACTCTGGTTCAGATTGTATGGTACATGTATGGTACATGGCCCTGTTGATCTtattatgcatatatatgtataattcTCTAATATCCATATTGTGAGGTGTCTGCCAACTTCTCTTGGTTTACACAACTCTGTAACATTAAACTCAAAGCCAGCTTGCAAGGAATTGTAttccagggaacaattccttttATAATTACAAAGATGATTCACAGTTGAGCTCAGAGCTAGTCAGCCTTGAAGAAGCTGCTTGGCTTGTTAGCTCTGAAGAAActggttatttattttttttttctggatcaAGCCTAGGATACAACAAACTTCTGCTGCAGAACTGTACTCTCCTGACACCCTGGAACATTCCAGACGCAGTTCAAGAGATCCTGACCATTCCACTGaccttttgctttgcttgcttaCACAGGTTCTGTTGTGAGGATCCTGGTTGGGTGGTCTGATCTGGGGGAATGTTGAATCCACTTGCTTCATCCAGTGCTGCTTCCTCTGTGAGCTGGTAACAACACAAAGCAAGAAGTCTCTTGTTTCAAACACAACTAGGAGCCTCATTCCAGGCCCTAAACCTCCTGCACTCAGTACTCTCATGCAGTAACAGGAGATGACAAGTCTGAATGCAGCTGGTGTTACCCAGCCAGATGTAAACTCACTCTGCACTTGGAACACTGTGTGTGCATTGTGGAcagtctgcagcagcaggggtcTGTAGCTCACACACTCTGCTTTGCAGTGCAGCTAGCAGGCCCTCAGCATCATGCTAATCAAACGCATGTGACATATCAGACAAACTTAAGCTCAGGTCTGCCTGCAAGACAATTCATATACATTTTGGGGAGAAATGTAGGTGTAAGCTGAGCTACACAGCACATATCTCATCATCCATGTTCTAAGGGGCTGGaggaaaacagaacaagaaGAGAGGAAATACCAGCAAAGTGTGGTTATACAGGAGACACATGCAGACCACAAGAAACACTAAGCATGAATGAGAAAGACTGTGGCAGACTAGAAGTATTGTTTTCAACTGCCTGTCAAATAGCTGAATGGGTCATGGGAGCTAGTATTGGAAAAGCACTAGGAAAGTAAGGAAGAAAACTCAGGAACAGAAACTCAACCTTTGTACGCTCACCAGGTAACACACACACAAGACAAAaccaagaggaagaaaaacaaggcCGCAGCTGCCACTTCTGACCTGTTTCAGCACTCGGCGAATGGCCTCCTCCtcagccacttcctcatcaCTGTCAGGGAGCCTATAGGCTTCCAGTGTAACTGTAGGAGTAAGAAATGTGAGACTGTAACTCACACCTGCCTCAAGCCTTGTGCACACTAATGTACCAGAGACAATTCTTTGTGGTGTGAGCTGGCTCTGACCTTTTAAGGTGCAGGTTCCTCATAAAGGACATTACTGTTTGTTTTCAATACTTgaaagagagatggaaaaagtCCCCACCAAAATCAGAGTTTTGCTCTCAAAAGTTTTGTTAACCTCACCAGAGCATGCTAGAATTATCCCAAAGAAGGGTGCAAGACAAAGCAGTCTGACATTACAGTGCCAGCCCTTACCCTCAACTTAGATCTTTCATAATTATTTCATGACAAACCAACCTGTACAACTTTGCAGACAGAACCAAATCTCAGTCTGTTTCTTGCAGAACAGAAGAATTAAATGGataaacagtaataaaaaatttaCTCTGTCACAGCAACTCGATTCCTCTCTTGGCACTGTATTCTCATCTGCTACCAACCTTTCTCTGGGTCCTCGCCTTTGAGTGCTGCCAGTCTCTTGGCAACCTGTAGGATCTTTTCCTGCCTAGTGTtctcttcctgcagctcagcagcagcttctgctaGAAGTttattcttctcttcctctaGCTGTTTTGGGTCCAGATTTGCAAGGCAAACACAATCTTCATTTCCCCGATTGAGATCATTCAAACTCTGGCTACTagcagctgcagacagacacacagaacaCACTGGTGACTCAGCAGCCATGTTCCTTGGGCACAGAAAACATGACAAATAATGCTATGAGAGCAGCTTGCTGCTCTCCCTAAAACTGGATAACGAGAAGAAAAGGCATGCCAGTAGGATCTTCACTGTACATGAAGACAAGAAAATAAGCTAATCTGTGGTTTACAGTGAGATTACAGAGAAGGCAATGCAGCCAGAAAGATAATGGTATGCCAGATTCTGATATTTTGTAACAGTGCACAGGTGCATTAGCAGTAGCAACAGCTCCTCCCCAGAGAGGAGTCACTCTAGAGAAACAGATAATCTGAATAATACAACCCTGACAAGAAGGAACTATCTCCAAGCAAAGACACCAAGACCCAGTGAGGAGCCACTCTTGGTCAGTGCAGGGGATTATAAGGGGAAGATATGGACAAACTGGACATTCAGCTCACCTGTTAAGTTATACAGACAGGGACAAACGTCCTTCTTAGCATAGCACATACATTATTAGATATAAACAGATCTTTAGAAGCCAAAACAGATACCTTGAGGCTGAGCTCTTGGTCTGTAATGCTCATCAATGGCAACTTCCTCAGACAGCTGAGTTAACAGGTCATCCGTCTGCTGGACCAGACTTCGGGTATCTGGGGCTTGGTGCACCTGAGGAACCAGGGGAGTGTGGGAAAAGGCAAATGAGAGGAAAGCGGAATACTCAATCAAATTTGGCAATCAAGATCACCCTAGAAGGGAGTTATACAAAGATGCCTCCACTAACATTGAGAATCTCAGTTTACAGTTATGTGGTGTAAGATTTGTAAGTGCTTCATTTTCAGAGGTGCTGAATGCACACCGCTCTAAGAGCAGTCACCCAAAGAAGGCAAAGGGGTGCTGAGTGTATAGAAATATGTGTTGCTGGGTCCCaactccagctctgccaccacctCCAGTGTAAACAAAGCACCATTCACAACAGTGCCAGCCAGCAAGCCCCACAGAGACCTATGATGGCATGCAGCTGCAAGAACCATAAGGAAATGGTATCTTGGGGGACAAGATCATTCCTATAGGCTTTCAAAGCATATATCCAACCGGTTCCTCTGCAAACTCAGACAAATCATGCTAGGCTTCCATTTCTGTTAAAATTAACAGGTTTCTGCCCAGCTGGTATGCAGTAACAACTAGAAGATGTAATTAGAAGGTAGGGCTGATAAGCCTCCAACAtaaacagctctgaaaaattATGACCACTTATGTACATAAATGAATTGAGAATAAAAAACCTTAACATCTATTGTTAAAAATATACACACAAACTACATCTGGCATAAAGGAACATGCTGCATTCAAATTGAAGCAGTGAATGAGTAAAGGCAGGTGATTTGCTTCTGGAGCAATCATACAATCAGGAAACAGAGATTTCTGAAGAAAGCTACCTGGACTCAAAAAGGCTGAAGAAGGAAGAATGGTTAGCATGTTGTGACTCCAGTTACTGTGTCAGCTCAGAATAAATTGCTGACTAAAGCACTGAGGGAGCTTACAGGCCTGGGAGCT
Protein-coding regions in this window:
- the ZFYVE19 gene encoding abscission/NoCut checkpoint regulator isoform X2; protein product: MGARPSSLSSRKSVAARTADAPSARAAGASALLFLAVETLSRREESQSSSAKWSPPENYKKRVAAFEAKQNQLKDQQKAAAKPAGRAGCRYQGLSKEDRAIAERLERLREERKPKSIPTQAEIEARLAALKEDGRGPVPSTQEMEARLAVLQGRDPPSQAPRPVHQAPDTRSLVQQTDDLLTQLSEEVAIDEHYRPRAQPQAASSQSLNDLNRGNEDCVCLANLDPKQLEEEKNKLLAEAAAELQEENTRQEKILQVAKRLAALKGEDPEKVTLEAYRLPDSDEEVAEEEAIRRVLKQLTEEAALDEASGFNIPPDQTTQPGSSQQNLCKQAKQKSHTPATTALARADDSDEDELPWCCICNEDATLRCHGCDGDLYCQRCFWEGHEEFDLKDHQTSRYHLPCKQK
- the ZFYVE19 gene encoding abscission/NoCut checkpoint regulator isoform X1, encoding MDSRCYGCASKFSVFKKECGCKNCGRSFCSGCRSFSAVVPRCGNTQQKVCKQCYGKLTGEESQSSSAKWSPPENYKKRVAAFEAKQNQLKDQQKAAAKPAGRAGCRYQGLSKEDRAIAERLERLREERKPKSIPTQAEIEARLAALKEDGRGPVPSTQEMEARLAVLQGRDPPSQAPRPVHQAPDTRSLVQQTDDLLTQLSEEVAIDEHYRPRAQPQAASSQSLNDLNRGNEDCVCLANLDPKQLEEEKNKLLAEAAAELQEENTRQEKILQVAKRLAALKGEDPEKVTLEAYRLPDSDEEVAEEEAIRRVLKQLTEEAALDEASGFNIPPDQTTQPGSSQQNLCKQAKQKSHTPATTALARADDSDEDELPWCCICNEDATLRCHGCDGDLYCQRCFWEGHEEFDLKDHQTSRYHLPCKQK